In one Cytophagales bacterium genomic region, the following are encoded:
- a CDS encoding DUF4907 domain-containing protein yields the protein MYSSHCFIMKNLLLITVFFLGGCTCDNLGKKAKVIQDQKEDTPKRNSELTESEHAENPETTLKENNNSDSQNLTKEGKESKKSSSSQGDQTANKYPAVDSLSVEIQTFQTEKGWGYDVFVDGKKYIHQEIIPAVPGTVGFDTEENAQKVAGLVSHKIRNNIMPPSVTPEELDSLGIE from the coding sequence ATGTATTCTTCTCATTGTTTCATTATGAAGAATTTATTATTGATCACCGTTTTTTTCCTGGGTGGTTGTACCTGTGATAATTTGGGTAAAAAGGCAAAAGTTATTCAAGACCAAAAGGAAGATACGCCAAAACGAAATTCTGAATTAACAGAAAGTGAACACGCTGAAAATCCGGAGACTACTTTAAAAGAAAATAATAATTCTGACAGCCAAAATCTTACCAAAGAAGGGAAGGAATCTAAAAAGAGTTCAAGCTCACAAGGCGATCAGACTGCTAATAAATATCCTGCTGTTGACTCATTATCCGTTGAAATTCAAACTTTTCAAACAGAGAAAGGCTGGGGCTACGATGTTTTTGTGGATGGTAAAAAGTATATTCACCAGGAGATTATTCCTGCAGTACCCGGTACCGTTGGTTTTGATACGGAAGAAAATGCCCAAAAAGTTGCCGGTCTGGTTTCACATAAAATACGTAATAACATCATGCCACCGTCAGTGACGCCAGAAGAATTAGATAGCCTGGGAATTGAATGA
- a CDS encoding NAD(P)H-dependent glycerol-3-phosphate dehydrogenase, with protein sequence MAKRKPINIAVIGGGSWATALVKILSEHNVKVRWWLKNKDNVKYIIKYRHNPSYLSDIQINTFKVVPSFLLPVVIKRSDIVIIAIPAAFIKDEFNSLKPSLFDGKVIVSAVKGMIPDENLLVTDYIQKEFNVSPENLCVIAGPCHAEEVAQERQSFLTIACQDIANAKTIAKLLKCRYIYTTAINDIYGVEYCAVIKNIVALACGITHGLNYGDNFQAVLVSNALQEIRRFLDVINPLDRDLSASAYLGDLVVTAYSQFSRNRTFGNMIGRGYSVKSAQMEMNMVAEGYYAVKSIHEINQQHKVDMPVSAAVYQILYEKIAPAVEIKLLIDKLK encoded by the coding sequence TTGGCTAAGAGAAAACCAATAAATATTGCTGTAATAGGTGGAGGTAGCTGGGCTACGGCACTTGTAAAAATCTTATCTGAGCATAATGTTAAGGTAAGATGGTGGCTTAAGAATAAAGACAATGTAAAGTATATTATAAAGTATCGCCATAATCCGTCTTATCTTAGTGATATACAGATCAATACCTTCAAAGTAGTACCCTCCTTTCTTTTACCTGTAGTTATCAAAAGGTCAGACATCGTAATTATTGCTATACCTGCGGCTTTTATTAAAGATGAGTTTAATTCATTGAAGCCGTCTCTTTTTGATGGAAAGGTCATAGTCTCTGCCGTTAAGGGAATGATCCCTGATGAAAATCTTTTGGTAACAGATTATATTCAAAAGGAATTTAATGTTAGCCCCGAAAATTTATGTGTCATAGCAGGGCCATGCCATGCCGAAGAGGTAGCCCAGGAGCGGCAATCGTTTTTGACCATTGCCTGCCAGGATATTGCCAATGCCAAAACTATTGCTAAGCTTTTGAAGTGCCGCTACATTTATACGACAGCTATTAACGATATTTATGGAGTAGAATATTGTGCCGTTATCAAAAATATCGTTGCGCTTGCCTGTGGGATCACTCATGGACTCAATTACGGGGATAATTTCCAGGCGGTGCTCGTATCTAATGCCTTACAGGAAATACGCAGGTTCCTTGACGTGATCAATCCGCTTGACCGGGATTTAAGCGCTTCAGCTTACCTGGGAGACCTGGTGGTGACGGCATACTCGCAATTTAGCCGTAACCGCACTTTTGGAAATATGATAGGCAGAGGATATTCCGTAAAATCAGCCCAGATGGAGATGAATATGGTCGCTGAAGGTTATTATGCTGTGAAAAGTATCCATGAGATCAATCAGCAACATAAAGTAGATATGCCGGTCTCTGCGGCTGTTTATCAAATTTTATATGAGAAAATAGCTCCTGCAGTTGAGATAAAGCTGCTTATTGATAAATTGAAATAG
- a CDS encoding HlyD family efflux transporter periplasmic adaptor subunit — MKVNKLLKYLIIAVVIIIVFVIIAKKAGWIGGKDAIEVTLAKASYKGIVEKVSASGKVQPEVEVKISPDVSGEIIDLYVEEGDYVEKGTLLLKIKPDNYLSLLEKAEAALNTAKANLAQSKARLAQSKAQFIKSESEYKRNEKLYDQKVISQADFEGVTANYEVSRQELGAAKQSVIAAQFNVQSAVATVKDAKENLNKTEIYAPVSGTISRLNVEKGERVVGTLQMAGTELLRIADLNNMEVQVDVNENDIIRVSMGDTAVIEVDSYAHLNEKFKGIVTSIANSANENFSLDEVTEFEVKINILSKSYGHLIDKKNNPYPFRPGMTASVDIITERKDHVLSVPLSSVTMRDVENTRKKSNNRKQQYSPPEEDLPKAEKIPKDKDDVKEVVFVNDNGIVKMIEVQTGISDYENIEIIKGLKNGDEIVSGPFLVVSRKLKDGDEVVEMESGSKKKGIGK; from the coding sequence ATGAAGGTCAATAAACTACTCAAGTATTTAATTATTGCCGTAGTGATTATTATTGTTTTTGTTATAATCGCCAAAAAAGCGGGATGGATAGGCGGCAAAGATGCTATTGAGGTAACGTTAGCAAAAGCATCTTATAAAGGAATTGTTGAAAAAGTAAGCGCATCGGGCAAGGTACAGCCGGAAGTGGAAGTGAAGATCAGTCCCGATGTATCGGGAGAGATCATTGATTTGTACGTAGAAGAAGGGGATTACGTGGAAAAGGGCACATTATTGTTGAAAATAAAGCCCGATAATTACCTATCTTTATTAGAAAAGGCAGAAGCTGCTCTTAATACCGCAAAAGCTAACTTAGCCCAGTCTAAAGCCAGGCTTGCCCAGTCAAAAGCACAGTTTATTAAGTCTGAATCTGAATACAAGAGAAATGAAAAACTTTATGATCAGAAAGTAATTTCTCAGGCTGATTTTGAAGGGGTCACTGCAAATTATGAAGTTAGCAGGCAGGAATTGGGGGCAGCAAAACAGAGCGTTATAGCTGCCCAGTTCAATGTCCAGAGCGCTGTTGCTACTGTAAAAGATGCAAAAGAGAATCTTAATAAAACAGAAATCTACGCCCCTGTAAGTGGTACAATTTCCAGGCTTAATGTAGAAAAAGGAGAGCGGGTAGTAGGCACATTGCAAATGGCAGGTACTGAACTGCTGCGTATTGCAGATCTGAATAATATGGAAGTGCAGGTAGATGTAAATGAGAACGATATTATCAGGGTTTCTATGGGTGATACTGCTGTAATAGAAGTGGATTCATACGCCCATTTGAATGAAAAGTTTAAAGGAATTGTCACATCTATCGCCAATTCAGCCAATGAGAACTTTAGCTTAGATGAAGTTACGGAATTTGAAGTTAAAATCAATATTTTAAGTAAATCTTACGGACACCTTATTGATAAAAAAAACAATCCTTATCCGTTCAGGCCAGGGATGACAGCTTCAGTAGATATTATTACAGAACGCAAAGATCATGTTTTATCAGTACCATTGTCCTCTGTGACTATGCGCGATGTTGAAAACACAAGAAAAAAGTCGAATAATAGAAAACAACAGTACTCCCCTCCGGAGGAGGATCTGCCAAAAGCGGAAAAAATCCCCAAAGATAAAGATGATGTAAAAGAAGTTGTATTTGTCAATGACAATGGGATTGTGAAAATGATTGAAGTACAAACCGGTATTAGTGATTATGAAAATATTGAGATCATTAAGGGTTTGAAAAATGGAGATGAAATCGTTTCAGGTCCTTTTCTTGTAGTATCCAGGAAGTTGAAGGATGGGGATGAAGTAGTTGAAATGGAATCCGGATCAAAGAAAAAGGGAATAGGGAAATAA